A stretch of DNA from Pigmentibacter ruber:
TATCTAATATTAAAGATACAAAAATGAGTGAATCTGGTAATATTATTACTCCTGAATTTAAAATGCAGTTGGATAAAAAATCTTTATCAAATGAAGAATTTTTTATCTACCAAGATAACATAATGAAAGATACTTCAAGAATTATAGGAGCAATGCTACATAAAAAAGGTACCAGTACAAGTTCATCTATTATTGGTTACTTTGTGTTAGATTATTCTACAGATAATATTGCCGTTGCAGTTCAATCTATGATTAGAGGAGTTATTATACTAGCTCTTTGCGTTACAATAATGTTAGTTGTATCAATAGGATTTTTGCTAAGACAATCATTGATAAATAGCATTTTAAAGTTAAGTCAAGCAAGCTTGGATATTACCCGTGGAACTTTTACTCGGATTGAAGAGCCAAAACGCAGTAAAGATGAAATGGTTGATTTAGTAAAAAACTTTAACATAATGATTAGTCAAATTGAAATTAACCAAGAAAATTTAAAATTACTTGCTGAAGAAGGAATCAAGATCTCTAGTAAATTCGATATTAGTGATGTAGCAATTCAAATAGCAGAATCTTTACAAAAAATTGCAAAAATTAATCTGCATATTGAAGTCTTTGTTATCCATTCTATGCTCGCTTCAGATCAAGTAGAGGGATATCATGAGATGATTAAATCTGGGCAAAGAAACTTTATTCGCTTTGCAGAAGAACTGAAAGAACCACCAAATAAAAAACGCTTTGTGATAAAAGATAGCGCTGGACGTAATTGTGTTATTTTACAAATTGATGATCTGAGAGCAGTTCATTTATTCTCTTTCACTGCAGCTCAGTCAATTTATAATGCAATATTAGCTTTGCAAATAAGTATTACAAATGCTCTTGATAATATTCGATTTGTTGCGGAGCAAAAAGAGCAACAAAGACTCGTTAGTGAGCAAGAAACTGCCCGCTTGGTTCAAAACAATCTCATGCCAAAATTTGAATATAGGAGAGTAGGGTTTTTTGAAATTGCAAATCATTTTGAAGCAGCTACAGAGTGTGCAGGAGACTGGTGGA
This window harbors:
- a CDS encoding PP2C family protein-serine/threonine phosphatase, producing the protein MRLTAKILSWLLASVVVVMIMFTSLAIYMLQKNLEEEAFRSHKLIYSLFLPTITRYLWEFDITGIKETLTNIIENNYANKIYIYDADSVLVTYLYKDKKTGKISNIKDTKMSESGNIITPEFKMQLDKKSLSNEEFFIYQDNIMKDTSRIIGAMLHKKGTSTSSSIIGYFVLDYSTDNIAVAVQSMIRGVIILALCVTIMLVVSIGFLLRQSLINSILKLSQASLDITRGTFTRIEEPKRSKDEMVDLVKNFNIMISQIEINQENLKLLAEEGIKISSKFDISDVAIQIAESLQKIAKINLHIEVFVIHSMLASDQVEGYHEMIKSGQRNFIRFAEELKEPPNKKRFVIKDSAGRNCVILQIDDLRAVHLFSFTAAQSIYNAILALQISITNALDNIRFVAEQKEQQRLVSEQETARLVQNNLMPKFEYRRVGFFEIANHFEAATECAGDWWNYYILPNNKLLLLLGDVTGHGTASAILTAVVKGYCDSIHIQPNITANEILAQLDSVIRSSGDGSKVMTMFSAILDPNNGVIEFSNAAHNFPMLIKRNNEKKSVEKLVAQGRPLGYELVNSKETENPYSYALKRIQLESGDILFIFSDGLIEAVNSEGEEFSEKRLKNALQRYSESEASIIKENIMHDFREFTSYKKLDDDVTFLVCKFNKEAA